The following proteins come from a genomic window of Nostoc sp. ATCC 53789:
- the acnB gene encoding bifunctional aconitate hydratase 2/2-methylisocitrate dehydratase, producing MLEQYRKHVAERAALGIPPLPLDAKQTSELCELLKNPPKGQEDILLHLLSDRVSPGVDPAAYVKAGFLTAIAKEQITSPLIAPIEAVQLLGTMIGGYNVQSLIDLLQLPTVSVSDSSETPLVMGGQGKEPIAAYAANALSKILLVYDAYHDVLELSKTNPFAKRVVDSWAEAEWFTLRPTVPEAITVTVFKVPGETNTDDLSPAQSATTRPDIPLHALVMLESRQPGSLTTIAELKKKGHPVAYVGDVVGTGSSRKSAINSVLWHTGNDIPFVPNKRAGGYVLGGAIAPIFFNTAEDAGALPIQCDVTKLETGMVITIHPYKGEITNETGEVISTFDLKPDTILDEVRAGGRIPLLIGRTLTDKTRLALGLEPSTVFTRPQQAFDTGKGYSLAQKMVGKACGLPGVRPGTSCEPIITTVGSQDTTGPMTRDELTELACLGFSADLVIQSFCHTAAYPKPVDIKTHHELPDFFASRGGVALRPGDGIIHSWLNRMLLPDTVGTGGDSHTRFPLGISFPAGSGLVAFAAALGVMPLDMPESVLVRFKGELQPGITLRDVVNAIPYVAIQKGLLTAEKQNKKNVFSGRILEIEGLPDLKVEQAFELTDASAERSCAGCTIKLSVETISEYLRSNIALLKNMIARGYHDPRTMLRRVAKMEEWLANPVLLEGDADAEYAEIIEIDLNEIKEPIVAAPNDPDNVKLLSEVANDPVQEVFVGSCMTNIGHYRATAKVLEGAGEVKTRLWIAPPTRMDEHQLKEEGVYSVFGAAGARTEMPGCSLCMGNQARVADGTTVFSTSTRNFNNRMGKDARVYLGSAELAAVCALLGRLPTVQEYLDIVASRIHPFADDLYRYLNFDQIAGFEDEGRVIALEDMPRLEDILGMPTAAK from the coding sequence ATGCTAGAACAATATCGTAAACACGTTGCTGAAAGAGCAGCACTCGGTATTCCCCCTTTACCATTGGATGCGAAGCAAACCTCAGAACTATGTGAATTACTGAAAAATCCGCCAAAGGGTCAAGAGGATATATTATTACATCTATTGAGCGATCGCGTTTCTCCTGGTGTTGATCCAGCAGCTTATGTGAAAGCTGGATTTCTCACTGCGATCGCTAAGGAACAAATCACCAGTCCGTTGATTGCGCCCATCGAAGCAGTGCAATTGCTGGGCACAATGATCGGTGGTTACAATGTGCAATCTTTAATCGATTTGCTGCAATTGCCTACTGTATCCGTCTCTGACTCATCCGAAACACCTTTGGTAATGGGTGGACAAGGAAAGGAACCCATCGCCGCTTATGCCGCCAACGCCTTAAGCAAAATCCTCTTGGTGTATGACGCTTACCACGATGTTTTAGAGTTATCTAAAACCAATCCTTTCGCCAAACGGGTGGTTGACTCTTGGGCGGAAGCTGAATGGTTTACCCTTCGCCCCACAGTTCCAGAAGCGATTACTGTCACCGTTTTTAAAGTTCCTGGCGAAACCAATACCGACGACTTATCCCCCGCCCAAAGCGCCACAACTCGGCCAGATATTCCCTTACACGCCTTAGTGATGTTAGAGTCACGGCAACCGGGAAGCTTGACAACAATTGCGGAGTTGAAGAAAAAAGGGCATCCTGTAGCTTACGTGGGGGATGTAGTTGGTACAGGTTCCTCGCGTAAATCTGCTATTAACTCAGTATTGTGGCATACAGGGAATGATATACCTTTTGTGCCAAACAAACGTGCTGGGGGTTATGTTTTAGGTGGTGCGATCGCGCCAATTTTCTTTAACACAGCAGAAGATGCCGGTGCTTTGCCTATTCAGTGCGATGTCACCAAACTAGAAACCGGCATGGTAATTACCATCCATCCCTACAAAGGCGAAATTACCAACGAAACAGGCGAAGTCATTTCCACCTTTGACCTTAAACCTGATACCATCCTCGATGAAGTCCGCGCAGGTGGACGCATCCCCCTACTTATTGGACGTACCCTCACCGACAAAACTCGTCTTGCACTAGGTTTAGAACCCAGCACCGTTTTCACCCGTCCCCAGCAAGCTTTTGATACAGGCAAAGGCTACAGCTTGGCACAGAAAATGGTAGGTAAAGCTTGCGGATTACCTGGCGTGCGTCCCGGCACATCCTGCGAACCCATCATCACCACCGTTGGTTCTCAAGATACCACAGGCCCCATGACCCGCGACGAATTGACAGAACTCGCCTGTCTTGGTTTCAGTGCAGACTTAGTGATCCAAAGTTTCTGCCACACAGCAGCTTATCCCAAACCAGTAGACATTAAAACCCATCACGAACTTCCCGATTTCTTTGCATCTCGTGGCGGTGTCGCCCTCCGTCCCGGTGATGGTATCATCCACTCTTGGTTAAACCGGATGCTGCTACCCGACACCGTGGGAACTGGCGGCGACTCTCACACCCGCTTCCCCTTGGGTATTTCCTTCCCCGCCGGTTCTGGATTAGTAGCCTTTGCAGCCGCCTTGGGTGTGATGCCTTTAGATATGCCAGAGTCAGTTTTGGTAAGATTCAAAGGAGAATTGCAACCAGGTATCACCCTGCGCGATGTCGTGAATGCCATACCCTACGTAGCAATTCAAAAAGGTTTGCTGACAGCAGAGAAGCAGAACAAGAAAAACGTCTTCTCCGGGCGCATTCTGGAAATAGAAGGTTTGCCAGATTTAAAAGTTGAACAAGCCTTTGAACTCACCGATGCTAGTGCCGAACGTTCTTGTGCCGGATGCACAATTAAGCTGAGTGTAGAGACAATTTCGGAATATCTGCGTTCTAATATCGCGCTGCTGAAAAATATGATAGCACGAGGCTATCACGATCCGCGTACCATGCTGCGCCGTGTGGCTAAGATGGAAGAATGGTTAGCAAATCCCGTATTATTAGAAGGCGATGCCGATGCGGAGTATGCGGAAATAATTGAAATTGATTTAAACGAAATCAAAGAACCAATTGTTGCTGCTCCCAATGACCCCGATAATGTTAAATTATTATCGGAAGTTGCTAATGATCCAGTGCAAGAAGTATTCGTCGGTTCATGTATGACGAATATTGGTCATTATCGGGCAACAGCGAAAGTTTTGGAAGGCGCAGGTGAAGTGAAAACTCGCCTGTGGATAGCGCCACCAACCCGCATGGATGAACACCAATTAAAAGAAGAAGGTGTATACAGCGTTTTTGGGGCTGCGGGTGCTAGAACAGAAATGCCAGGATGCAGTTTGTGTATGGGTAATCAGGCGCGAGTTGCTGATGGCACAACAGTGTTTTCTACTTCTACCCGCAACTTCAATAATCGTATGGGTAAAGATGCGCGAGTGTATCTTGGTTCAGCAGAATTAGCCGCAGTTTGTGCGCTGCTGGGGCGGCTTCCAACAGTGCAGGAATACTTGGATATTGTGGCGAGTAGAATTCATCCTTTTGCAGATGATTTGTATCGGTATTTAAACTTTGATCAAATTGCTGGTTTTGAGGATGAGGGGCGCGTGATTGCGTTGGAAGATATGCCGAGACTTGAGGATATTTTGGGTATGCCGACTGCGGCGAAGTAG
- a CDS encoding DUF262 domain-containing protein: protein MKASETTLRNLLEGGKQFQIPLFQRPYSWKKENWETLWEDLMSLYNDDEKGFYFLGPIVTQAELGTADGISRYIVIDGQQRFTTLSILLAALRNYLKKSDKQIAEQIHEFFLINKYQKNDDFYKVLPTQDDCDAYKSIIDNKITKGRNKESQSGAIHEAYKFFDAKLKKPFADEDILLDFAKFKNIILERLVLVNITSDNNDNPYLIFESLNNKGEELTQADLVRNYIFMKLPSEERDEVYNSEWLPLQESFKSNMKQKEYADELTKAFWFYLRKDGEAVNEKAVYKSIKQRFDESAKRFEKPELGIKAELHNLIKFTNYYLRLNFDDEEQEPKLRHWFQRLKKLDFTTCHIFLLNIYYEYEAQHLSIQDFEKILQYLESYFVRRWIVGIPTRALGITFNNLYKQVKETNPEDLVNGLRQVLISFEKTQVFPDDNLFCQYIANEPLYNPKSSTANERVKFLLESIEQSLSKERVDTQPMSLEHVMPQKSPLRKEWQEMLGENYNKAHKEWLHTLGNLTLTQYNSELSNKSFEEKLKILRASNVTLNQYFHKVNVWNEEEIKSRAESLAKIAIKVWPR from the coding sequence ATGAAAGCATCAGAAACAACTCTCCGTAACTTACTAGAAGGTGGTAAACAGTTTCAAATACCTCTTTTTCAGCGACCATACTCTTGGAAAAAAGAGAACTGGGAGACTCTGTGGGAAGATTTGATGAGTCTTTATAATGATGATGAAAAAGGCTTTTATTTTCTTGGGCCTATAGTAACTCAAGCTGAACTTGGAACTGCTGATGGTATAAGTCGATATATTGTTATAGACGGACAACAACGTTTTACAACTCTTAGCATTCTTTTGGCGGCGTTAAGAAACTATCTCAAAAAATCTGACAAACAAATAGCAGAACAGATACATGAATTTTTTTTGATAAATAAGTATCAAAAGAATGATGATTTTTATAAAGTGCTGCCTACTCAGGATGACTGCGACGCATATAAAAGTATTATCGACAATAAGATAACTAAGGGTAGGAATAAAGAATCACAATCAGGAGCAATACATGAAGCTTATAAATTTTTTGATGCGAAGCTGAAGAAGCCTTTTGCAGATGAGGATATTTTGTTAGATTTTGCAAAATTTAAAAATATTATTCTAGAACGTTTGGTATTAGTAAATATTACTTCTGATAACAACGATAACCCATATCTTATTTTTGAGAGTTTGAACAATAAAGGAGAAGAATTAACCCAAGCAGATTTAGTTCGTAACTATATATTTATGAAGTTACCTTCTGAAGAAAGAGATGAAGTTTACAACAGCGAGTGGTTGCCTCTTCAAGAAAGTTTTAAATCAAACATGAAGCAAAAGGAATATGCAGATGAACTAACTAAGGCATTTTGGTTTTATCTGCGTAAAGATGGAGAGGCAGTTAATGAAAAAGCCGTTTATAAATCAATTAAACAACGTTTTGATGAATCGGCTAAACGGTTTGAAAAACCAGAACTAGGTATCAAGGCTGAGTTGCATAACCTTATAAAATTTACTAATTACTATCTACGCCTTAATTTTGACGATGAAGAACAAGAACCAAAACTAAGGCATTGGTTTCAGCGATTAAAAAAATTGGATTTCACTACTTGTCATATATTTCTCCTGAATATTTATTATGAATATGAGGCACAACACTTATCTATTCAAGATTTTGAGAAAATCCTGCAATATTTAGAATCTTACTTTGTACGCCGTTGGATTGTTGGGATTCCTACTAGAGCTTTAGGCATAACATTTAACAATCTATATAAGCAAGTAAAGGAAACAAATCCTGAAGATTTAGTAAATGGGTTACGTCAAGTTCTAATTAGTTTTGAGAAAACTCAAGTGTTTCCTGATGACAACTTATTCTGTCAGTATATCGCCAATGAACCTCTATATAATCCTAAAAGCTCGACAGCAAATGAACGCGTGAAGTTTTTATTAGAAAGTATAGAACAATCTCTGAGTAAGGAGCGTGTTGATACTCAGCCTATGAGTCTTGAGCATGTTATGCCCCAAAAGTCACCTTTACGTAAAGAATGGCAAGAAATGCTAGGCGAAAATTATAACAAGGCGCATAAGGAATGGCTTCACACTTTGGGTAATCTCACGTTAACACAATATAACTCTGAATTATCTAACAAATCCTTTGAGGAGAAATTGAAGATTTTAAGGGCTAGTAATGTGACTTTAAACCAATATTTTCACAAGGTAAATGTTTGGAATGAAGAGGAAATCAAAAGTCGCGCTGAATCTTTAGCTAAAATAGCGATTAAAGTATGGCCTCGATAA
- a CDS encoding universal stress protein, with the protein MFKKILVALDRSEIGQQVFEEALSLAKLTQASLMLVHVLSPEEEGSPYVPMMSNFDYYPGLTSQSFELYQKQWDTFKNLGIQMLQSFSAQANTAGVNTEFTQNVGNPGRTICDLAHSSGTDLIVMGRRGHSGLMELFLGSVSNYVLHHASCSVHIVHLSAAVKKNEVVKETTSTLSVN; encoded by the coding sequence ATGTTTAAAAAGATTTTAGTTGCATTAGATCGCTCGGAAATAGGGCAACAAGTTTTTGAAGAAGCATTGAGTTTAGCAAAGTTAACACAAGCTAGCTTAATGTTAGTCCATGTTCTATCTCCAGAAGAAGAGGGTAGCCCTTATGTACCTATGATGTCTAATTTTGACTACTATCCAGGATTGACTAGTCAAAGCTTTGAGTTATACCAAAAGCAGTGGGATACCTTTAAAAATTTGGGAATCCAGATGTTGCAATCTTTCTCTGCACAAGCTAACACAGCAGGTGTAAATACAGAATTTACGCAAAATGTTGGTAATCCTGGCAGGACTATTTGTGACTTAGCCCATAGTTCTGGCACTGACTTAATTGTTATGGGGCGGCGGGGTCATTCTGGGCTAATGGAGTTATTTCTCGGTAGTGTGAGTAACTACGTTCTTCACCATGCTTCTTGTTCGGTTCATATTGTGCATCTTTCAGCTGCTGTTAAAAAAAATGAAGTTGTCAAAGAAACTACAAGTACTTTAAGCGTTAACTAA
- a CDS encoding DOPA 4,5-dioxygenase family protein — protein MKEDTIEIAGFHAHVYFDAASRDVAARVREGLGARFDVQLGRWFDKPIGPHPKGMYQVAFLPNQFDKVVPWLMLNREGLDILVHPETGDAVSDHAVYSLWLGEKLDLNIEFLRQLSSTSSN, from the coding sequence ATGAAAGAAGATACCATTGAGATCGCTGGTTTTCATGCTCATGTTTACTTCGATGCTGCGAGTCGGGATGTCGCTGCGCGTGTACGTGAAGGATTGGGCGCTAGATTTGACGTGCAACTCGGACGCTGGTTTGATAAGCCTATTGGGCCCCACCCAAAGGGGATGTATCAAGTTGCTTTCTTACCGAATCAGTTTGATAAAGTCGTTCCTTGGTTAATGCTTAATCGTGAGGGATTAGATATTCTTGTCCACCCTGAGACAGGCGATGCTGTCTCAGACCACGCGGTTTATTCTCTCTGGTTAGGAGAAAAGTTAGATTTGAATATTGAGTTTCTTCGACAACTTAGTTCGACTTCATCCAATTAA
- a CDS encoding Rieske 2Fe-2S domain-containing protein yields MTTSFSWTKQWYPITPISYLEPSYPTPITLLGKKLVIWRDKHQNWVAMDDSCPHKLAQLSLGSIHENGNLMCRHHGWCFDGAGKCTNIPMLSDEKALKAACNSERSQVTTYPTQVLQGLLWIWADDSPTAFEDSTTKQPALMPESQLDSSLTDWFMSEVPVGYTVSVESSFDPSHAQFLHKGIAGFSPERAIPIQNFEVFGEISAEDGFTLKHSGYNIFNKDMDATRKFTPPCSNTTSYKYSNGKFALFQLYFVPTKSGYCKQIGKFIADTPPQKGNFWFELLPKYLQTGLKHSSSYKLSNQDLSMMHSQAVNESVVNRTWQKSYFMPSVADVGIVTFRKWLDEFADGKPALQGVVEAPFQELSDEQLYDIWHRHTKHCPSCRQSLVLIDKVKSFCQNLTLGLTILALLLIVINLPINIVITPVLLGILSLICGYKLDSIRERFLSSIPEKGLPVVELYEN; encoded by the coding sequence ATGACAACTAGCTTCTCTTGGACTAAACAGTGGTATCCAATAACTCCCATCAGCTATCTGGAACCCTCTTATCCGACCCCTATCACTTTGCTTGGAAAAAAGCTGGTAATTTGGAGAGACAAACATCAAAATTGGGTAGCAATGGATGATAGTTGCCCCCATAAATTGGCACAGTTATCTTTAGGAAGTATCCATGAAAATGGAAACCTGATGTGTCGTCATCATGGTTGGTGTTTTGATGGGGCAGGAAAATGTACAAATATTCCGATGTTGAGTGACGAAAAGGCTTTAAAAGCTGCTTGTAATAGTGAGCGATCGCAAGTAACAACATACCCTACTCAAGTGTTACAAGGATTACTGTGGATTTGGGCAGATGATAGTCCTACTGCTTTTGAAGATAGCACTACCAAGCAACCTGCCCTGATGCCAGAATCTCAACTTGATAGCTCGTTAACCGATTGGTTTATGTCAGAAGTTCCTGTTGGTTACACTGTCTCTGTTGAAAGTAGTTTTGATCCTTCTCACGCTCAATTTTTGCATAAAGGAATTGCTGGATTTTCTCCAGAAAGAGCAATACCTATACAAAATTTTGAAGTATTTGGAGAAATATCTGCTGAAGATGGTTTTACGTTAAAACATTCTGGTTACAATATTTTTAACAAAGATATGGATGCGACTAGGAAGTTCACTCCACCCTGTTCTAATACAACCAGCTATAAATATTCTAACGGTAAATTTGCTTTATTTCAGTTGTATTTTGTGCCCACCAAATCAGGTTATTGTAAACAAATTGGTAAATTTATTGCTGATACCCCTCCACAAAAAGGTAATTTCTGGTTTGAGCTTCTGCCCAAATATTTACAAACTGGGTTAAAACATTCATCTAGTTATAAGTTGAGTAACCAAGATTTATCAATGATGCACTCTCAAGCTGTTAATGAATCTGTGGTGAATAGAACTTGGCAAAAGTCATATTTTATGCCTTCAGTAGCTGACGTTGGCATCGTTACTTTTCGGAAATGGTTAGATGAATTTGCCGATGGTAAACCTGCATTGCAGGGAGTAGTAGAAGCACCTTTTCAAGAATTAAGTGATGAGCAATTATACGATATCTGGCACAGACATACAAAGCATTGCCCTAGTTGTCGACAATCTCTAGTTTTGATAGATAAAGTCAAAAGTTTTTGTCAAAATTTGACTTTAGGATTGACGATTTTAGCATTGTTACTAATCGTAATTAATCTACCTATAAACATAGTCATTACACCAGTTTTACTTGGCATACTAAGTTTAATTTGTGGCTATAAATTAGATTCAATTCGAGAACGCTTTCTCAGCAGTATTCCCGAAAAAGGTTTACCCGTGGTTGAATTATATGAAAATTAA
- a CDS encoding pirin family protein translates to MAILQLIEPEVKDLGGFIARRSLPYLHCQMVGPFIFFDHVGPSVLPPNKGIDVRPHPHINLATVTYLFDGALMHRDSLGTVQEIQQGAVNWMTAGKGIVHSERSPDSDRQKESTIHGIQTWVALPVEYEEIDPSFTHYPAQTLPTWEENGAIIKLIAGQALGYTSPVKVFSPILYLDVILSANAHFTIPTGYSERAVYSVTEGLSINEQPLEPYRLAILEPADEIRVSAAAPARCIVIGGEPLGTRYKWWNFVSSRPERIEQAKADWQDCRFANVSEETEFIPLPEVVTEANPF, encoded by the coding sequence ATGGCAATACTTCAACTGATTGAACCTGAAGTTAAAGATTTGGGTGGGTTTATTGCCCGCCGCAGTTTGCCATATCTTCATTGTCAAATGGTCGGGCCATTTATCTTCTTTGATCATGTTGGCCCGTCTGTTTTGCCACCCAACAAAGGTATCGATGTCCGACCACATCCTCATATCAATCTTGCCACCGTAACTTACCTATTTGATGGTGCTTTGATGCACCGCGATAGTTTAGGCACTGTGCAGGAAATTCAACAGGGTGCCGTAAACTGGATGACGGCGGGAAAGGGGATTGTACATTCGGAGCGATCGCCAGACAGCGATCGTCAAAAAGAAAGCACCATTCATGGCATTCAAACCTGGGTCGCCTTGCCTGTAGAATACGAAGAAATCGATCCAAGTTTCACTCACTATCCTGCCCAAACCCTTCCTACTTGGGAAGAGAATGGCGCTATCATCAAACTCATTGCTGGACAAGCACTTGGGTACACCTCACCAGTCAAAGTTTTCTCACCTATTCTCTATTTAGATGTAATACTGTCTGCCAATGCTCACTTTACTATTCCCACTGGTTATTCAGAAAGGGCAGTATACAGCGTCACAGAAGGTTTAAGCATTAATGAGCAACCGCTAGAGCCATATCGCCTTGCCATCCTAGAACCAGCAGATGAAATCAGGGTTTCTGCTGCTGCTCCTGCTCGGTGTATTGTTATTGGTGGTGAACCATTGGGTACACGCTACAAATGGTGGAATTTTGTTTCTAGCCGACCAGAGCGGATAGAGCAAGCAAAAGCCGATTGGCAAGATTGCCGCTTTGCTAACGTTTCAGAAGAAACAGAGTTTATTCCACTGCCAGAAGTGGTGACAGAGGCTAATCCCTTTTAG
- a CDS encoding class I SAM-dependent methyltransferase, which yields MRQNLIYRQGLLKTLTLALFILASVMPPSVLANESGKSPTFDGTTTLQTILTSSHRSLANRDRDKYRHPAETLKFFGLRPNMTVVELWPGSGWYTEILAPFLASKGQLIVTNSASSSKPTLAFQQKLAANPEVFGKVKVVPINPPNELTLAPDNSVDLVFLPVPATTESSAAFPSCVNVKSPAFLLTIALDIQDSRYNFLQHFRI from the coding sequence ATGAGACAAAATCTTATATACCGCCAAGGCTTGCTAAAAACCCTGACTCTAGCTTTATTTATATTGGCATCTGTGATGCCCCCCAGTGTTCTAGCTAACGAGAGCGGAAAATCCCCAACTTTCGATGGTACAACAACACTCCAAACCATACTTACTAGCAGTCATCGCTCCCTTGCAAATCGCGATCGCGACAAGTACCGCCACCCCGCCGAAACTCTAAAATTCTTTGGTTTACGCCCCAACATGACTGTGGTTGAATTATGGCCAGGGAGTGGGTGGTATACCGAGATATTAGCCCCATTTCTAGCATCAAAGGGACAACTCATAGTTACTAACTCTGCCAGTAGCAGTAAACCCACTTTGGCTTTTCAACAGAAGCTAGCAGCTAATCCAGAGGTTTTTGGTAAGGTCAAAGTGGTTCCAATTAATCCTCCAAACGAACTTACCTTAGCCCCAGACAACTCTGTAGACTTAGTCTTTTTGCCCGTACCAGCCACCACAGAATCTAGCGCAGCGTTCCCCAGTTGCGTCAATGTTAAGAGTCCCGCTTTTTTGTTAACGATCGCACTTGACATTCAAGACAGTCGCTACAATTTTTTGCAACATTTTAGAATTTAG
- a CDS encoding NADP-dependent oxidoreductase, translating into MSDLMNKQIILKSRPVGEPKESDFALVETPTPEPGEGEILSRTIYLSLDPYMRGRISASESYAASVELNSAIVGGTVSQVIKSNYPQFQVGDFVLSNNGWQTYAVSKGETLRKLDPTQAPLSYSLGVLGMPGLTAYAALLDIGQPKEGETVVVSAASGAVGAVAGQIAKIKGARVVGIVGSDDKRDYIVKELGFDVGINRKTQELDSALKEAAPNGIDVYYDNTAGVILETVLQQINLGARIPLVGLISEYNATSTPSGPNLMPLLIKRALIKGFLVSDYQHRFNDFLHDVSGWLQSGQLKYKEDVVMGLENAPHAFIGLLRGDNFGKLIVKVNDDPTAK; encoded by the coding sequence ATGTCTGATTTAATGAACAAACAAATCATCCTCAAAAGTCGTCCAGTTGGCGAACCAAAAGAGAGTGATTTTGCTTTAGTAGAAACACCAACTCCCGAACCGGGTGAAGGCGAAATTCTTAGCCGCACCATTTATCTATCTCTCGACCCTTATATGCGTGGTCGCATTAGTGCAAGCGAGTCTTATGCTGCATCAGTAGAATTGAATTCTGCGATCGTGGGTGGTACAGTCAGCCAAGTAATTAAATCAAATTATCCTCAATTTCAAGTAGGGGATTTTGTTCTGAGCAATAACGGTTGGCAAACTTATGCTGTATCTAAGGGTGAGACACTACGTAAACTTGATCCCACTCAAGCACCTTTATCTTATAGCTTAGGTGTACTGGGTATGCCTGGTCTGACTGCTTATGCTGCTTTGCTTGATATTGGTCAACCGAAAGAAGGTGAAACTGTTGTGGTTTCAGCCGCCTCTGGTGCTGTCGGTGCAGTAGCAGGCCAAATTGCCAAAATTAAAGGTGCTAGAGTAGTGGGAATTGTTGGGAGTGACGATAAGCGGGACTATATAGTTAAAGAATTAGGCTTTGATGTTGGCATTAACCGCAAAACCCAAGAACTTGATTCAGCACTCAAAGAAGCTGCACCTAATGGAATTGATGTTTACTATGACAATACAGCAGGTGTGATTTTAGAAACTGTATTGCAGCAGATCAACCTTGGGGCAAGAATTCCATTAGTAGGTTTGATTTCGGAGTATAACGCTACATCTACTCCATCAGGGCCTAATTTAATGCCACTACTAATCAAACGAGCTTTAATCAAAGGTTTCTTAGTTTCCGATTATCAACATCGGTTTAATGATTTTTTGCATGATGTTTCTGGATGGTTACAGTCTGGTCAGCTTAAGTATAAAGAAGATGTAGTTATGGGTTTAGAAAATGCTCCTCATGCATTCATCGGTTTACTTCGAGGTGATAATTTTGGCAAGCTGATTGTTAAGGTAAACGACGATCCAACAGCCAAGTAA
- a CDS encoding collagen-like protein → MHNGFRSKLPLLLTFCLFTSFLPASGSVLCPAVASDEYYRVARNNGRDGRTGTDGRSGRSGENQNIFVNGSPVNLDLSGKDGEDGEDGEHSDRPDCGYQRDAYGGQRLRVSHDINAPNGGNGGNGGKGGDGGNGGSLTVYYSNLADLRNISVRATGGQGGRGGRGGNGTEGCRCHRRRWEVKTCKGTPGSPDYKCTDKVYRCSDGSDGRDGSDGSDGSQGRLGTLSIVNSKEALAADTPTVQLAISELTNKPVNLSKNKWNLRKGATSLLAPGSAIADDYLEFEQRLEETFQIVWQEKQPITSFGNQAVTLNLTDNKQVEVTFAEDLWVDGSIKNEANLTTFTVNHAIPKKDVTRLAVAEFAEAGQNLNLKIVDLAAKSDAINTQFRIKFRAQDNLYGFSGYKTEYEGDIPNELVTRDYNRFTLALGKLKIPDSALRPGVNVDIEVVATRSLGIRSAKQTISWQGAIRKPSTARRN, encoded by the coding sequence ATGCACAATGGTTTTAGGAGTAAACTACCACTACTGCTGACATTTTGCTTATTTACGAGCTTTTTGCCTGCCTCTGGTTCAGTTTTATGCCCAGCTGTTGCCTCTGACGAATATTATAGAGTAGCCAGAAATAATGGCAGAGATGGACGTACAGGAACCGATGGGCGATCGGGTAGAAGCGGCGAAAACCAAAATATTTTTGTTAATGGTTCACCCGTTAATCTCGATTTGTCTGGTAAAGATGGTGAAGATGGGGAAGACGGGGAACATAGCGATCGCCCTGACTGTGGTTATCAACGCGATGCCTACGGCGGGCAACGCCTACGCGTCAGCCATGATATAAATGCACCAAATGGTGGCAATGGCGGTAACGGCGGTAAGGGAGGAGATGGGGGAAATGGTGGTTCCCTCACAGTGTATTACAGCAATTTAGCAGATTTACGAAACATTTCTGTTCGGGCAACTGGTGGGCAAGGTGGACGTGGCGGTAGAGGTGGCAACGGTACGGAGGGTTGTCGCTGTCATAGGCGGAGGTGGGAAGTGAAAACCTGCAAAGGAACTCCCGGTAGCCCTGATTATAAGTGTACTGACAAAGTTTATCGATGTAGCGACGGTAGCGATGGGCGAGATGGCAGTGATGGTAGCGATGGTAGCCAAGGGCGCTTAGGAACTTTAAGTATTGTAAATAGCAAGGAAGCTTTGGCGGCTGATACTCCAACGGTACAGCTAGCAATTTCGGAACTGACAAACAAACCAGTAAACCTTTCGAAGAACAAATGGAATCTTCGCAAAGGGGCAACTTCTCTACTTGCGCCTGGTTCTGCGATCGCAGATGATTACCTTGAGTTTGAACAGCGTCTAGAAGAAACTTTTCAAATAGTTTGGCAAGAAAAACAACCTATTACTAGCTTTGGCAATCAAGCTGTAACACTTAATTTAACTGACAACAAACAAGTAGAAGTTACTTTTGCTGAGGACTTATGGGTTGATGGTAGCATCAAGAATGAAGCTAATTTAACAACATTTACCGTTAACCATGCCATTCCCAAAAAAGATGTCACCCGGTTAGCTGTAGCAGAGTTTGCCGAAGCAGGACAAAACCTCAACTTAAAAATAGTTGATTTGGCAGCGAAATCTGATGCTATTAATACTCAGTTTCGCATCAAATTCCGCGCCCAGGATAACTTGTACGGCTTTTCTGGCTACAAAACTGAATATGAAGGGGATATTCCCAACGAACTTGTGACTCGTGACTACAACCGTTTTACTCTAGCTTTAGGCAAGCTCAAAATTCCTGACTCAGCTTTACGTCCTGGTGTCAACGTTGATATTGAAGTCGTAGCAACTCGTTCCTTGGGAATACGTTCTGCCAAACAAACTATTAGCTGGCAGGGTGCAATCCGCAAACCTAGTACCGCAAGGCGGAATTAA